A window from Synechococcus sp. RSCCF101 encodes these proteins:
- a CDS encoding bifunctional riboflavin kinase/FAD synthetase, whose amino-acid sequence MIPLCSPDAAQRPTAVALGSFDGLHAGHRAVIEAICPGGPGRGEVAAEAVPTVVSFWPHPREVLQGEVRLRLDLPSEKLELLEPLGVRQLVLVPFTEALSRLTPEAFVRSVLQEQLRAVRVAVGANFRFGRGRAGDSGTLAELGRDLGIAVEVVPLKQEGDVRLSSSRIRRALACGDLAAAARLLERPYRFSGSVTPGRGLGRTIGWPTANLRIDGRKCLPMQGVYAVRVWLESGAEPEGPLPGVMNLGPQPTVDPTAPSAVEVHLLGRSIDLAGCSLRVEPVALLRQQVRFSGMEELGEQIRADAAAAERILSAGL is encoded by the coding sequence TTGATTCCGCTCTGCTCCCCCGATGCGGCCCAGCGCCCCACCGCTGTGGCCCTGGGCAGCTTCGATGGCCTCCATGCCGGCCACCGTGCGGTGATCGAGGCGATCTGCCCCGGCGGGCCGGGCCGCGGGGAGGTCGCTGCGGAGGCCGTGCCCACCGTGGTCAGCTTCTGGCCCCACCCCCGCGAGGTGCTGCAGGGCGAGGTGAGGCTGCGGCTGGACCTCCCCAGCGAGAAGCTCGAGCTGCTGGAGCCCCTCGGGGTGCGGCAACTGGTGCTCGTGCCCTTCACCGAGGCCCTGTCCCGGCTGACGCCGGAGGCTTTTGTGCGCAGCGTGCTGCAGGAGCAGCTCAGGGCGGTGCGTGTGGCGGTGGGGGCCAACTTCCGCTTCGGCCGCGGTCGGGCCGGCGACAGCGGCACCCTGGCCGAACTGGGCCGCGATCTCGGCATCGCGGTGGAGGTGGTGCCCCTGAAGCAGGAGGGCGATGTGCGCCTCAGCAGCAGCCGCATCCGCCGGGCCCTGGCCTGCGGGGATCTGGCCGCTGCGGCCCGTCTGCTGGAGCGGCCCTACCGCTTCAGCGGCAGCGTCACCCCGGGGCGCGGCCTCGGCCGCACCATCGGCTGGCCCACCGCCAACCTCAGGATCGATGGCCGCAAGTGCCTGCCCATGCAGGGTGTGTATGCGGTGCGGGTCTGGCTGGAGAGCGGCGCGGAGCCGGAGGGGCCACTGCCGGGTGTGATGAATCTCGGCCCCCAGCCCACCGTGGATCCCACGGCTCCCTCTGCGGTGGAGGTGCACCTGCTGGGCCGCAGCATCGATCTGGCCGGCTGCAGCCTGCGGGTGGAGCCGGTGGCTCTGCTGCGGCAGCAGGTCCGCTTCAGCGGGATGGAGGAGCTCGGCGAGCAGATCCGGGCCGATGCCGCGGCGGCCGAGCGGATCCTCAGCGCCGGTCTCTGA
- the larB gene encoding nickel pincer cofactor biosynthesis protein LarB — protein sequence MSDAATPPADRLARLDLQRRQRLGMVEAVWGEHKSPQQIAEVITGLRRAGELALVTRVSTDKEAAVRTCLAAANQDITVEALLHPWTYEPCARLLMVGPPPPIPAGSARVGVLCAGSSDLPVALEAQLCLRAHGMATELIADVGVAGLHRLLAQLERLQEFAVLIVCAGMEGALPTVVAGLVPQPVIGVPVAVGYGVSAGGRTALEGMLASCAPGLCVVNIDNGYGAGMAALRLLNGRPGQKA from the coding sequence ATGAGCGACGCGGCCACCCCGCCGGCCGACCGGCTGGCGCGGCTGGATCTGCAGCGGCGGCAGCGGCTGGGGATGGTGGAGGCGGTGTGGGGGGAGCACAAGAGCCCCCAGCAGATCGCCGAGGTGATCACGGGCCTGCGGCGCGCCGGCGAACTGGCTCTCGTCACCCGGGTGAGCACGGACAAGGAGGCGGCTGTGCGGACCTGCCTCGCCGCTGCGAACCAGGACATAACGGTGGAGGCGCTGCTGCATCCCTGGACCTACGAGCCCTGCGCCCGCCTGCTGATGGTCGGGCCGCCGCCACCCATCCCCGCCGGATCGGCCCGGGTGGGCGTGCTCTGTGCCGGCAGCAGCGATCTGCCCGTGGCCCTGGAGGCACAGCTCTGCCTGCGGGCCCACGGCATGGCCACCGAGCTGATCGCCGATGTGGGCGTGGCCGGGCTGCACCGGCTGCTGGCTCAACTGGAGCGGCTGCAGGAGTTCGCGGTGCTGATCGTCTGCGCCGGCATGGAGGGGGCATTGCCCACCGTTGTGGCGGGGCTGGTGCCCCAACCGGTGATCGGCGTTCCGGTGGCGGTGGGGTACGGCGTGAGCGCCGGAGGACGAACGGCCCTCGAGGGGATGCTGGCCAGCTGCGCGCCCGGGTTGTGTGTCGTCAACATCGACAACGGCTACGGAGCCGGGATGGCCGCCCTGCGACTGCTGAATGGGCGGCCCGGGCAGAAGGCCTGA
- a CDS encoding DUF3611 family protein — MADRLDLQMISAALKRLSWIRFWIQLSLGVVVVVVLLFNNIGGRLATNTERALGLGPGLSLTTLSFFVLLFSLWQGWLLVRCGRALASQVRPSRSETSRLIKRGLLADLAGLVLAAVGYQSLAGSLFVQASMQVPGFFGAGGSRSMAGYPITAIEMLSVLSNTQVLFAHLIGLCFSLWLLQRIHRPTG, encoded by the coding sequence ATGGCCGACCGCCTCGACCTGCAGATGATCTCAGCCGCCCTGAAGCGACTGAGCTGGATCCGGTTCTGGATTCAGCTGAGCCTCGGCGTGGTGGTGGTGGTGGTGCTGCTGTTCAACAACATCGGCGGTCGTCTGGCCACCAACACCGAACGGGCCCTGGGGCTCGGCCCGGGACTGTCGCTGACCACGCTGTCGTTCTTTGTGCTGCTGTTCAGCCTCTGGCAGGGCTGGCTGCTGGTGCGCTGCGGCCGTGCCCTCGCCAGCCAGGTCCGGCCCTCGCGCTCGGAGACGTCCCGCCTGATCAAACGGGGGCTGCTGGCGGATCTCGCGGGTCTGGTGCTGGCGGCGGTGGGGTACCAGTCGCTGGCCGGCAGCCTGTTCGTGCAGGCCTCGATGCAGGTGCCGGGGTTCTTCGGTGCCGGCGGCTCCCGCAGCATGGCCGGCTACCCGATCACGGCGATCGAGATGCTCTCGGTGCTGAGCAACACCCAGGTGCTGTTCGCCCATCTGATCGGGCTCTGCTTCAGCCTCTGGCTGCTGCAACGCATCCACCGGCCCACGGGCTGA
- the surE gene encoding 5'/3'-nucleotidase SurE, translating to MEPLRILISNDDGIFADGIRTLAAAASARGHRVTVVCPDQERSATGHGLTLHTPLRAERADALFAAGVEAWACSGTPADCVKLALFHLLEEPPQLVLSGINHGPNLGTDVFCSGTVAAAMEGILEGVPSMAVSSACFQWRQFEPAARVALEVAESTLAGGWPDQLLLNLNVPPLAAEAMKPLRWCRASVRRYEDQFSRRVDPRGRTYFWLAGEAIVDLESSGEGPEHWPSDVAQIVAGGPSLTPMQPELFWRGPLAALPPLAPDPVPSRPAGA from the coding sequence ATCGAACCCCTCCGGATCCTGATCAGCAACGACGACGGCATTTTCGCCGACGGCATCCGCACCCTGGCGGCGGCGGCCTCGGCCCGTGGTCACCGGGTCACGGTGGTCTGCCCGGACCAGGAGCGCTCCGCCACCGGCCATGGCCTGACGCTGCACACCCCGCTGCGGGCGGAGCGGGCTGATGCGCTGTTCGCCGCCGGAGTGGAGGCCTGGGCCTGCAGCGGCACCCCGGCCGACTGCGTGAAGCTGGCCCTCTTTCACCTGCTGGAGGAGCCCCCCCAGCTGGTGCTCTCTGGCATCAACCACGGCCCCAACCTCGGAACCGACGTGTTCTGCTCCGGCACGGTGGCCGCCGCGATGGAGGGGATCCTCGAGGGGGTGCCGTCGATGGCCGTGAGCAGCGCCTGCTTTCAGTGGCGCCAGTTCGAGCCCGCGGCCCGGGTCGCACTGGAGGTGGCCGAGTCCACCCTGGCCGGCGGCTGGCCGGACCAGCTGCTGCTGAATCTGAACGTGCCGCCGCTGGCGGCGGAGGCGATGAAGCCCCTGCGCTGGTGCCGGGCGTCGGTGCGGCGCTATGAGGACCAGTTCAGCCGAAGGGTCGATCCCCGCGGCCGCACCTACTTCTGGCTGGCCGGGGAAGCGATCGTGGATCTGGAGTCGTCGGGGGAGGGGCCGGAGCACTGGCCGAGCGACGTGGCCCAGATCGTGGCCGGCGGGCCCTCGCTCACCCCGATGCAGCCGGAGCTGTTCTGGCGGGGACCGCTCGCCGCCCTGCCGCCCCTGGCGCCGGACCCGGTGCCGTCCAGACCGGCCGGAGCCTGA
- a CDS encoding TIGR03792 family protein, whose translation MLAGPDAPPPARAAEVQVVEQLNLRVPARFRAVWLEAEAATWEPWLADQEGFLGRDLLWDPEREEGVLLIRWASRSQWKAIPAEEVEQVQQEFERTVRAILARDPEPGPAAAGTGDQAVLDLDQPFPLIREGELQPLRTTPPPTR comes from the coding sequence ATGCTCGCGGGCCCCGATGCGCCCCCTCCCGCCCGGGCGGCGGAGGTCCAGGTGGTGGAACAGCTGAACCTGCGGGTTCCGGCCCGCTTCCGCGCCGTGTGGCTGGAAGCCGAAGCTGCCACATGGGAGCCCTGGCTGGCGGACCAGGAGGGCTTCCTGGGCCGGGATCTGCTCTGGGACCCGGAGCGTGAGGAAGGGGTGCTGCTGATCCGCTGGGCCAGCCGCAGCCAGTGGAAGGCGATCCCGGCGGAGGAGGTGGAGCAGGTGCAGCAGGAGTTCGAGCGCACGGTGCGGGCGATCCTGGCTCGTGACCCGGAGCCGGGGCCCGCGGCAGCCGGGACTGGGGACCAGGCTGTCCTGGACCTTGATCAGCCCTTCCCCCTGATCCGCGAGGGTGAGCTGCAGCCGCTGCGAACCACCCCGCCGCCGACCCGATGA
- a CDS encoding response regulator transcription factor: protein MTSEPQVLLIGESAAALAERIRASGYGVLDWSSGAATGLAATGPHPAVALLASTEAGLIPVLRQRFGGMPLLLDIEEDTLENRAGCLSAGADDFWLSGHPPSELLQRLRCHLQSQARLQRCAPLLWVGDLSLDPGSRDARRGTRLLELTAREHDLLELLMLRQGQVLSRELILSHVWDDPDAASNVVEVYIRYLRQKLEQQGEPRLIHTVRGQGYCLSESPPDLRNERAAGRAGDGA, encoded by the coding sequence ATGACGAGCGAGCCTCAGGTGCTGCTGATCGGCGAGAGCGCCGCCGCCCTGGCCGAGCGCATCCGCGCCTCCGGCTACGGGGTGCTCGACTGGTCCAGCGGAGCGGCCACCGGCCTGGCCGCCACCGGCCCCCATCCCGCCGTGGCCCTGCTGGCATCCACGGAGGCCGGGCTGATCCCCGTGCTGCGGCAGCGCTTCGGCGGCATGCCCCTGCTGCTCGACATCGAGGAGGACACGCTCGAGAACCGGGCCGGTTGCCTGAGCGCCGGTGCCGATGATTTCTGGCTCTCCGGCCATCCCCCCAGCGAACTGCTGCAGCGGCTGCGCTGCCATCTCCAGAGCCAGGCCCGCCTGCAGCGCTGCGCGCCGCTGCTCTGGGTCGGCGACCTGAGCCTCGATCCCGGCAGCCGTGACGCGCGCCGCGGCACCCGGCTGCTGGAGCTCACCGCTCGCGAGCACGACCTGCTGGAGCTGCTGATGCTGCGCCAGGGCCAGGTGCTCAGCCGCGAGCTGATCCTCAGCCACGTCTGGGACGATCCGGACGCCGCCAGCAACGTGGTGGAGGTGTACATCCGCTACCTGCGCCAGAAGCTGGAGCAGCAGGGCGAGCCGCGGCTGATCCACACCGTTCGTGGTCAGGGCTACTGCCTGAGCGAGTCGCCTCCCGACCTCCGCAACGAGCGGGCCGCCGGCCGAGCGGGCGATGGCGCCTGA
- a CDS encoding thiamine phosphate synthase, with protein sequence MAMPSASGQAADESRAILRLIDANLDRAREGLRVVEEWCRFGLERADLVERFKDLRQRLGRCHADRYRLARDTGGDVAAGMGHPAQAARHTARDVVSANCARVQEALRVLEEFGRHGDAALSREAAHCRYSLYDLEIAVLRGGSADPAADPGRRQRLQECALYWVTSPCRDLPTRLESALSAGLRLVQYRCKDGDDGDRLQEALELAALCRRHGALFIVNDRVDLALAVDADGVHLGQGDLPVQAARALLGPDRLIGRSTHAIAQLHQAIADGCDYVGAGPVHATPTKPGRTPVGAGYVREATALSTIPVYAIGGLEAGNLDPLLSNGIRRVAVVRAISEAGDPAAATADLLRRLDASGPVSSLP encoded by the coding sequence ATGGCGATGCCCTCTGCCTCAGGCCAGGCCGCGGATGAGTCGCGGGCCATCCTGCGGCTGATCGATGCGAATCTCGACCGGGCCCGCGAGGGCCTGCGGGTGGTGGAGGAATGGTGCCGCTTCGGGCTGGAGCGGGCCGATCTGGTGGAGCGGTTCAAGGATCTGCGCCAGCGGCTGGGCCGCTGCCATGCCGATCGCTATCGGCTCGCCCGCGACACCGGCGGGGATGTGGCCGCGGGGATGGGCCATCCGGCCCAGGCCGCCCGCCACACGGCCCGTGACGTGGTGAGTGCCAACTGCGCCCGGGTCCAGGAGGCCCTGCGGGTGCTCGAGGAGTTCGGGCGCCACGGTGATGCCGCCCTGAGCCGGGAGGCGGCCCACTGCCGCTACAGCCTCTACGACCTGGAGATCGCGGTGCTGCGCGGCGGCAGCGCCGATCCCGCTGCGGACCCGGGGCGGCGCCAGCGCCTGCAGGAGTGCGCCCTGTACTGGGTCACCAGCCCCTGCCGGGACCTGCCGACCCGGCTGGAGTCGGCGCTCAGCGCGGGCCTGCGGCTGGTGCAGTACCGCTGCAAGGACGGCGATGACGGCGATCGTCTGCAGGAGGCCCTCGAGCTGGCGGCGCTGTGCCGGCGTCATGGGGCTCTGTTCATCGTCAACGACCGCGTTGATCTCGCCCTGGCGGTGGACGCCGACGGGGTGCATCTCGGTCAGGGCGATCTGCCGGTGCAGGCCGCCCGCGCGCTGCTGGGCCCCGATCGCCTGATCGGACGGAGCACGCACGCCATCGCCCAGCTGCACCAGGCCATCGCCGATGGCTGTGATTACGTCGGTGCCGGACCGGTGCATGCCACCCCCACCAAGCCGGGGCGAACGCCCGTGGGTGCCGGCTACGTCCGCGAGGCCACGGCCCTCAGCACCATTCCCGTGTACGCCATCGGAGGCCTGGAAGCCGGCAACCTGGACCCGCTTCTCTCGAACGGCATCCGGCGCGTCGCTGTGGTGCGGGCCATCAGCGAGGCCGGCGATCCGGCGGCCGCCACGGCCGATCTGCTCCGACGTCTCGATGCCTCCGGCCCCGTCTCCTCCCTCCCCTGA
- the thiS gene encoding sulfur carrier protein ThiS: MSRPPSEPATVQIQLNGAPHRCAASSSLDALLRGAGYNPDGVVVEVNGVILPRPGWSDHVLAEGDVLEVVTIVGGGS, translated from the coding sequence ATGAGCCGACCCCCCAGTGAGCCCGCCACCGTGCAGATCCAGCTGAACGGGGCACCCCATCGCTGCGCCGCCTCCAGCTCGCTCGATGCTCTGCTGCGCGGCGCCGGTTACAACCCCGACGGGGTGGTGGTGGAGGTGAACGGTGTCATCCTGCCCAGGCCCGGCTGGAGCGATCACGTGCTGGCCGAGGGCGACGTGCTCGAGGTCGTCACCATCGTTGGAGGGGGTTCCTAG
- a CDS encoding DUF1517 domain-containing protein, with amino-acid sequence MLATPDPSWAARGGRIGGGSFRAPSMPRSSGGGSFSGGGYRSGGFGGGFGFPFIIPIFGFGGGGLFGFLILMAIAGVLVNAIRGAGGGQGGSRPVLNATPSSASILQVQVGLLASARELQQDLRQLAASSDTSSSSGLQRLLQDTSLALLRHPELWVYARADSGQVPFSSAESTFNRLSMTERSKLDAEVTSNVSGRKLVPTSAGQAGDADGTSDFIVVTLLVACRSRMTLKGSDTAQDLSETLRVLGSISSSDLMALEVIWQPDGAGDVLSADDLVTAYPDLQHL; translated from the coding sequence ATGCTGGCCACACCCGATCCGAGCTGGGCGGCCCGCGGCGGCCGCATCGGCGGCGGCAGCTTCCGTGCCCCCTCCATGCCCCGCAGCAGCGGCGGCGGGTCCTTCTCCGGTGGCGGCTACCGCAGCGGTGGCTTCGGGGGCGGCTTCGGCTTCCCCTTCATCATCCCGATCTTCGGCTTCGGGGGCGGCGGCCTGTTCGGCTTCCTGATCCTCATGGCCATTGCCGGCGTTCTGGTCAATGCCATCCGTGGAGCCGGCGGCGGTCAGGGGGGCTCACGGCCGGTTCTGAACGCCACGCCCAGCTCCGCCAGCATCCTTCAGGTGCAGGTCGGTCTGCTGGCCAGCGCCCGTGAGCTTCAGCAGGACCTGCGTCAGCTGGCCGCCTCCTCGGACACCTCCAGCTCCAGCGGCCTGCAGCGCCTGCTGCAGGACACCAGCCTGGCCCTGCTGCGCCACCCCGAGCTCTGGGTCTATGCCCGCGCCGATTCGGGCCAGGTTCCCTTCAGCTCGGCCGAGAGCACCTTCAACCGCCTCTCGATGACCGAGCGCAGCAAGCTCGACGCCGAGGTGACCAGCAATGTGTCCGGGCGGAAGCTGGTGCCCACGAGCGCCGGCCAGGCGGGCGATGCCGATGGCACCAGCGACTTCATCGTCGTGACGCTGCTGGTGGCCTGCCGCTCCCGCATGACCCTCAAGGGCAGTGACACCGCCCAGGATCTCTCCGAGACACTCCGGGTTCTCGGTTCGATCTCCTCGAGCGACCTGATGGCGCTTGAGGTGATCTGGCAGCCCGATGGCGCCGGCGACGTGCTCAGTGCCGATGATCTGGTCACGGCGTACCCGGATCTTCAGCATCTCTGA
- a CDS encoding DUF192 domain-containing protein, producing the protein MAPEAWPAGPALRPLLIGLLLGAPAAAAPPPQVLPLEARWCLPAGPCLELEVADTPEEQRWGLMLRPALPRGRGMWFPFASPRRARFWMHRTPASLDMLFVRHGRIMAIEHAAAPCPRLPCPSYGPAEPVDGVLELGAGEARRLGLAVGDAFRTEPIAARQTRGVADD; encoded by the coding sequence ATGGCGCCTGAGGCCTGGCCCGCGGGTCCCGCGCTGCGGCCGCTGCTGATCGGCCTTCTGCTGGGCGCTCCCGCCGCCGCAGCCCCGCCGCCCCAGGTGCTGCCGCTGGAGGCCCGCTGGTGCCTCCCCGCAGGCCCCTGCCTGGAGCTGGAGGTGGCCGACACGCCCGAGGAGCAGCGCTGGGGGCTGATGCTGCGGCCGGCGCTGCCGCGGGGGCGGGGCATGTGGTTCCCCTTTGCGTCTCCGCGCCGGGCACGCTTCTGGATGCACCGCACGCCCGCCTCCCTGGACATGCTGTTCGTGCGGCATGGCCGGATCATGGCGATCGAGCACGCCGCAGCGCCCTGCCCGAGGCTGCCCTGCCCGAGCTACGGGCCCGCCGAACCGGTGGACGGGGTGCTGGAGCTGGGGGCCGGAGAGGCGCGCCGCCTGGGCCTGGCGGTGGGCGACGCCTTCCGGACCGAACCCATCGCAGCCCGGCAGACACGCGGGGTCGCGGACGACTGA
- the era gene encoding GTPase Era produces the protein MPQTHRSGFVALIGRPNVGKSTLLNRLVGRKVAITSAVAQTTRNRLRGILTTDTAQLVLVDTPGIHKPHHLLGERLVQSARNAIGDVDAVLFLLDGSQAPGRGDGFIADLLTRQRQPVFLALNKWDQVTAAQRQDRLEGHRSWLHEAGVDWPIHPCSALEGEGCPALQEALTAAMPPGPQLYPADTVSDQPERLLLAELIREEVLHRTREEVPHSVAVQVERVVPDGPRTAVLATVLVERTSQKGILIGKGGRMLRDIGSAARRQMQKLIDGPVYLELFVKVVPHWRSRPARLAELGYRGD, from the coding sequence ATGCCCCAGACGCACCGCTCCGGATTCGTGGCCCTGATCGGCCGGCCCAACGTGGGGAAATCAACCCTGCTCAACCGGCTGGTGGGCCGCAAGGTGGCGATCACCTCCGCCGTGGCCCAGACCACCCGCAACCGGCTGCGGGGGATCCTCACCACCGACACGGCCCAGCTGGTGCTGGTGGACACGCCCGGCATCCACAAGCCCCATCACCTGCTCGGCGAGCGGCTGGTGCAGAGCGCCCGCAACGCCATCGGGGACGTGGACGCCGTGCTGTTTCTGCTGGACGGGTCCCAGGCGCCGGGACGGGGAGACGGCTTCATCGCCGACCTGCTGACCCGCCAGCGGCAGCCGGTGTTCCTGGCCCTGAACAAGTGGGATCAGGTCACCGCGGCGCAGCGGCAGGACCGCCTGGAGGGGCACCGGAGCTGGCTGCACGAGGCGGGTGTGGACTGGCCCATCCATCCCTGCAGCGCGCTGGAGGGGGAGGGCTGTCCCGCTCTGCAGGAGGCCCTGACCGCCGCCATGCCTCCCGGGCCCCAGCTCTATCCCGCTGACACCGTGAGCGACCAGCCCGAGCGGCTGCTGCTGGCGGAACTGATCCGCGAGGAGGTGCTGCACCGCACCCGCGAGGAGGTGCCCCATTCGGTGGCCGTGCAGGTGGAGCGCGTGGTGCCGGATGGACCCCGCACCGCGGTGCTCGCCACCGTCCTGGTGGAGCGGACCAGCCAGAAGGGCATCCTGATCGGCAAGGGCGGCCGCATGCTGCGCGACATCGGCAGCGCCGCCCGGCGGCAGATGCAGAAACTGATCGATGGGCCGGTCTACCTGGAGCTGTTCGTCAAGGTGGTGCCCCACTGGCGCAGCCGTCCGGCCCGCCTGGCCGAGCTCGGCTACCGGGGCGATTGA
- a CDS encoding NAD(+) kinase: protein MPAVGLIVNDGKDLAVRTAASIEARLTAAGHQVVTASSSGGMVGFANPDQHLRTLGYAACVPAGFHSDMVLAIVLGGDGTVLSAARQTAPIGVPILTINTGHLGFLAETYLQELDQALERVMNQRWTVEERTLLVVSVLRGDLRRWEVLCLNEMALHREPLTSMCHFEIAVGRHVPVDIAADGVILSTPTGSTAYALSAGGPVITPDCPVLQLTPIAPHSLASRALVFSDEEPVTIFPATPERLMMVVDGSAGCYVWPEDRVLIRRSEHRARFVRLGEHEFFGVLRNKLGWGLPHVAKPEGEGGVTG, encoded by the coding sequence GTGCCCGCGGTTGGACTGATCGTGAATGACGGCAAGGATCTGGCGGTCCGCACCGCGGCCTCGATCGAGGCCCGCCTGACGGCGGCCGGTCACCAGGTGGTGACGGCCAGCAGCTCCGGCGGGATGGTGGGCTTCGCCAACCCCGATCAGCACCTGCGCACCCTGGGCTACGCCGCCTGCGTGCCCGCCGGCTTCCACTCCGACATGGTGCTGGCGATCGTTCTGGGGGGCGACGGCACCGTGCTCTCGGCCGCGCGTCAGACCGCACCGATCGGCGTGCCGATCCTCACCATCAACACCGGCCATCTCGGCTTTCTGGCCGAGACCTACCTGCAGGAGCTAGATCAGGCCCTCGAGCGGGTGATGAACCAGCGCTGGACGGTGGAGGAACGCACCCTGCTGGTGGTGAGCGTGTTGCGCGGCGACCTGCGGCGCTGGGAGGTGCTCTGCCTGAACGAGATGGCTCTGCACCGGGAGCCGCTCACGAGCATGTGCCACTTCGAGATCGCCGTCGGGCGGCACGTGCCGGTGGACATCGCCGCCGACGGCGTGATCCTCTCCACCCCGACGGGCTCCACCGCCTACGCCCTCAGCGCCGGCGGCCCGGTGATCACGCCCGACTGCCCCGTGCTCCAGCTCACCCCGATCGCACCCCACTCACTGGCCTCGCGGGCGCTGGTGTTCAGCGACGAGGAGCCGGTGACGATCTTTCCGGCCACTCCCGAGCGCCTGATGATGGTGGTGGACGGCAGCGCCGGCTGCTACGTGTGGCCCGAGGACCGGGTGCTGATCCGCCGCAGCGAACACCGGGCCCGCTTCGTGCGCCTGGGGGAGCACGAGTTCTTCGGCGTGCTACGCAACAAGCTGGGCTGGGGGCTCCCCCACGTGGCCAAGCCGGAGGGTGAGGGCGGGGTCACGGGATGA
- the pheS gene encoding phenylalanine--tRNA ligase subunit alpha, translating to MSGPVSLELLSAQLDQLEAEAATAIADAADAAALEQLRVSLLGKKGRLSGLLGAMGRLPGPDRPVVGQRANQLKSQVQELLNSRRTNLDDQAMAARIASETLDVTAPPSGIPTGHRHPLITTTEEIVDLFCGLGYRVEEGPEIETDHHNFTALNIPPHHPARDMQDTFYLEEGRLLRTHTSPVQIRHLEQTPPPVRIVAPGRVFRRDASDATHSPVFHQVEVLAIDEGLHFGHLRGTVMAFLRAFFGDLPVRFRASYFPFTEPSAEVDVQWKGRWLEVMGCGMVDPAVLEGLGLDPARWSGFAAGLGVERFCMVRHGIDDIRRFFTSDLRFLEQF from the coding sequence GTGAGCGGTCCCGTCAGCCTCGAGCTCCTCAGCGCCCAGCTGGATCAGCTGGAGGCGGAGGCGGCCACGGCCATCGCAGACGCCGCCGATGCCGCCGCCCTGGAGCAGCTGCGCGTGTCGCTGCTCGGCAAGAAGGGGCGGCTGTCAGGCCTGCTCGGGGCCATGGGCCGGCTGCCGGGGCCGGACCGGCCCGTGGTGGGACAGCGGGCCAATCAGCTCAAGAGCCAGGTCCAGGAGCTGCTGAACAGCCGCCGCACCAACCTGGACGATCAGGCCATGGCCGCCCGGATCGCCAGCGAGACGCTCGATGTGACGGCCCCGCCGAGCGGCATCCCCACCGGGCACCGCCATCCCCTGATCACCACCACCGAGGAGATCGTCGATCTGTTCTGCGGACTCGGCTACCGGGTGGAGGAGGGGCCGGAGATCGAGACCGACCACCACAACTTCACCGCGCTGAACATCCCGCCTCACCATCCGGCCCGGGACATGCAGGACACCTTCTATCTGGAGGAGGGCCGGCTGCTGCGCACCCACACCTCGCCGGTTCAGATCCGCCACCTGGAGCAGACGCCGCCTCCGGTGCGGATCGTGGCCCCGGGTCGGGTCTTCCGGCGCGATGCCTCCGACGCCACCCACTCACCGGTGTTCCACCAGGTGGAGGTGCTGGCCATCGATGAGGGCCTTCACTTCGGCCATCTCCGCGGCACGGTGATGGCCTTCCTCAGGGCGTTCTTCGGCGATCTGCCCGTCCGCTTCCGCGCCAGCTACTTCCCCTTCACCGAGCCCTCGGCGGAGGTGGACGTGCAGTGGAAGGGGCGCTGGCTGGAGGTGATGGGCTGCGGCATGGTCGACCCGGCGGTGCTGGAGGGGCTGGGCCTCGATCCCGCCCGCTGGAGCGGCTTCGCCGCGGGGCTCGGCGTGGAGCGCTTCTGCATGGTGCGCCACGGCATCGATGACATCCGCCGCTTCTTCACCAGCGACCTGCGCTTCCTCGAGCAGTTCTGA
- a CDS encoding phycobiliprotein lyase: MSDTPSASATDEAAGTADEPTFPPADLETFLSLCGGRWLSLRSRFVLSAADDEWHSSERGELEITALPAAEHDGVSGLRVQGPDGGSSWLWFHPDGGLGCRRQGGSADGAPEPAGAGSRWQFWPDGSLELLSGAGSDDERRERIWFTKPNLRLRSTTAQRADGTPVQASFCSEIRRLRS, from the coding sequence ATGTCCGACACCCCTTCAGCCTCCGCCACCGACGAGGCGGCCGGCACGGCGGACGAGCCGACCTTCCCGCCGGCGGATCTGGAGACCTTCCTCAGCCTCTGCGGCGGCCGCTGGCTCAGCCTGCGCAGCCGCTTCGTGCTCAGCGCGGCGGATGACGAGTGGCACAGCAGCGAGCGGGGTGAGCTGGAGATCACGGCCCTTCCGGCCGCCGAGCACGACGGCGTCAGCGGTCTCCGGGTGCAGGGGCCGGACGGCGGCAGCAGCTGGCTCTGGTTTCACCCCGATGGCGGGCTGGGCTGCCGCCGGCAGGGCGGGAGCGCCGATGGAGCCCCCGAGCCGGCCGGAGCCGGAAGCCGCTGGCAGTTCTGGCCCGATGGCAGCCTGGAGCTGCTGAGCGGCGCCGGCAGCGACGACGAGCGGCGCGAGCGCATCTGGTTCACCAAGCCGAATCTGCGCCTGCGCAGCACCACGGCCCAGCGGGCCGACGGCACCCCGGTTCAGGCCAGCTTCTGCTCGGAGATCCGCCGCCTGAGATCCTGA